One window of the uncultured Umboniibacter sp. genome contains the following:
- the smrA gene encoding DNA endonuclease SmrA translates to MADDKSLFEAEMAGVKKLDIAPRVERKTTRLSAEQKKIRRTVAESEDSVDSNQLMTDHLEFVEPLSYLEFHRTGIQYGVLKSLRLGKYGIEAKLDLHHRTVEQARTDVYEFVRDCVRYDVRTVVISHGKGERSEPKALLKSHVNRWLKQLDEVMAFYTALPRHGGYGAVYVMLRKSPEKKLENKERHERRR, encoded by the coding sequence ATGGCTGATGATAAATCGTTATTCGAAGCCGAAATGGCGGGCGTCAAAAAGCTAGATATCGCACCCCGTGTTGAGCGTAAGACAACGCGATTGAGTGCTGAGCAAAAGAAAATTCGTCGTACCGTGGCTGAGTCGGAAGATTCTGTCGATTCGAATCAATTGATGACGGATCATCTAGAATTCGTTGAGCCACTGTCGTATCTTGAGTTTCATCGAACGGGTATTCAGTACGGCGTACTGAAAAGCCTTCGCTTGGGGAAATACGGGATCGAAGCAAAGCTCGATCTACATCATCGCACGGTTGAGCAAGCCCGAACTGATGTTTATGAGTTTGTTCGGGATTGCGTTCGATATGATGTCCGAACTGTTGTTATTTCCCACGGCAAAGGTGAGCGCAGTGAGCCAAAAGCTCTACTTAAGTCACACGTAAACCGTTGGTTAAAGCAGTTAGATGAGGTTATGGCGTTTTACACGGCACTTCCGCGTCACGGAGGTTATGGTGCGGTTTATGTGATGCTGCGTAAATCACCAGAGAAAAAATTAGAGAACAAAGAGCGCCATGAGCGCCGAAGATAA